A stretch of the Mesorhizobium huakuii genome encodes the following:
- the mgrA gene encoding L-glyceraldehyde 3-phosphate reductase: protein MPYIAAENRYEKMIYNRCGRSGLKLPAISLGLWHNFGNDTPHKTKQAITRKAFDLGITHFDLANNYGPPPGSAETAFGEILRTDFSAYRDELIISTKAGYEMWAGPYGEWGGRKYMLASLDQSLKRMGLDYVDIFYSHRFDPDTPLEETMGALDHAVRSGKALYAGISSYNSQRTREAADILKQLGTPCVIHQPSYSMLNRWVEEDGLLDTLEGLGVGSIVFSPLAQGMLTDKYLGGIPEGSRASQGKSLKSAFINDRTIANIKALNAIAGKRGQTLAQMALAWVLRKGKVTSALIGASRPEQVEDCVGALRVLDFSDAELAEIDSYARESDINLWAASAERKGPPRK from the coding sequence ATGCCCTACATCGCCGCCGAAAACCGCTACGAGAAAATGATCTACAATCGCTGCGGGCGCTCCGGCCTCAAGCTGCCGGCGATCTCGCTCGGGCTGTGGCACAATTTCGGCAATGACACGCCGCACAAGACCAAGCAGGCGATCACCCGCAAGGCGTTCGATCTCGGCATCACCCATTTCGACCTCGCCAACAATTACGGACCGCCGCCCGGCTCGGCCGAGACCGCTTTCGGCGAAATCCTGCGCACCGATTTTTCTGCCTATCGCGATGAGCTGATCATATCGACCAAGGCTGGCTACGAGATGTGGGCGGGACCCTATGGCGAATGGGGCGGGCGCAAATACATGCTGGCAAGCCTCGACCAAAGCCTGAAGCGGATGGGGCTCGACTATGTCGACATCTTCTACTCGCACCGCTTCGATCCCGACACGCCGCTGGAAGAAACCATGGGCGCGCTCGACCATGCGGTGCGCTCGGGCAAGGCGCTCTATGCCGGCATCTCGTCCTACAATTCGCAGCGCACCCGCGAAGCCGCCGATATATTGAAGCAGCTCGGCACGCCCTGCGTCATCCACCAGCCGAGCTATTCGATGCTGAACCGCTGGGTCGAGGAAGACGGCCTGCTTGACACGCTGGAAGGGCTCGGCGTCGGCTCGATCGTGTTTTCGCCTCTGGCGCAAGGCATGCTGACCGACAAATATCTCGGCGGCATCCCTGAAGGCAGCCGCGCCTCGCAGGGCAAGTCTCTGAAGTCGGCCTTCATCAACGACCGCACCATCGCCAACATCAAGGCGCTCAACGCCATTGCCGGCAAGCGTGGCCAGACGCTGGCGCAGATGGCGCTGGCCTGGGTGCTGCGCAAGGGCAAGGTGACGTCGGCGCTGATCGGCGCCAGCCGGCCCGAGCAGGTCGAGGACTGCGTCGGTGCACTGAGGGTGCTCGACTTCAGCGATGCCGAATTGGCCGAGATCGACAGCTACGCGCGCGAATCCGACATCAATCTGTGGGCGGCCTCCGCCGAGCGCAAAGGCCCGCCGAGGAAATAG
- a CDS encoding Gfo/Idh/MocA family protein has product MAKKLGIGVIGCGNISKAYFSLAPLFRGIEMRACADINMDAARARAKEFKLRAETVDDLLKADDIDIIVNLTIPAVHYEVSKRVLDAGKHVYSEKPFVLSLKEGQDLKARAEKQGLRIGSAPDTFLGGAHQLVRELIDEGKLGKITSGTCHVMGHGMEHWHPNPDFFFQPGAGPVLDIGPYYITNLIQLIGPVKQVAAFATTPAKERTISSKPRAGEKIPVNTPTTIHGLLEFENGAVVTLNTSWDVWAHGHAPMELYGEAGTVFVPDPNFFGGDVRFTEEGKPVKKLPKWKHPLGVPNEMHGQGMMANYRTSGLADMALAIVEGRPHRCSMELALHAVDVMTGILRSGETGKFVAMQTTCERPAALGVKAAKELLAKKK; this is encoded by the coding sequence ATGGCAAAGAAACTGGGTATTGGCGTCATCGGCTGCGGCAACATCTCGAAGGCGTATTTCTCACTGGCGCCGCTGTTTCGCGGCATCGAGATGCGCGCCTGCGCCGACATCAACATGGACGCGGCCAGGGCGCGGGCGAAGGAGTTCAAGCTGCGCGCCGAGACTGTCGACGACCTGCTCAAGGCTGATGACATCGACATTATCGTCAACCTGACGATACCGGCGGTGCATTACGAGGTGTCGAAACGGGTGCTCGACGCCGGCAAGCACGTCTATTCGGAAAAGCCGTTCGTGCTGTCGCTCAAGGAGGGCCAGGACCTCAAGGCGCGGGCCGAGAAGCAGGGGCTGCGCATCGGCTCGGCGCCCGACACCTTCCTCGGTGGCGCGCACCAGCTGGTGCGTGAGCTGATCGACGAGGGCAAGCTTGGCAAGATCACCAGCGGCACCTGCCATGTCATGGGCCACGGCATGGAGCACTGGCACCCCAATCCGGATTTCTTCTTCCAGCCGGGCGCCGGACCGGTGCTCGATATCGGGCCGTACTACATCACCAATCTCATCCAGCTGATCGGGCCGGTGAAGCAGGTGGCGGCTTTCGCGACAACCCCTGCCAAGGAGCGGACGATTTCATCGAAACCGCGCGCGGGCGAAAAAATCCCGGTCAACACGCCGACCACTATCCATGGGTTGCTCGAGTTCGAGAACGGCGCCGTGGTGACGCTCAACACCAGCTGGGATGTCTGGGCTCACGGCCACGCGCCGATGGAACTCTATGGCGAGGCGGGCACGGTGTTCGTGCCGGATCCGAATTTCTTCGGCGGCGACGTGCGCTTCACCGAAGAGGGCAAGCCGGTCAAGAAACTGCCGAAATGGAAGCATCCGCTTGGCGTGCCCAATGAGATGCACGGCCAAGGCATGATGGCCAATTACCGCACATCAGGCCTCGCCGACATGGCGCTGGCGATCGTCGAGGGGCGGCCGCACCGCTGTTCGATGGAACTGGCGCTGCATGCCGTCGATGTCATGACCGGCATCCTGCGTTCCGGCGAGACGGGAAAATTCGTCGCCATGCAGACCACTTGCGAGCGGCCGGCCGCACTCGGCGTCAAGGCAGCCAAGGAGTTGCTGGCCAAGAAAAAGTAG
- a CDS encoding sugar phosphate isomerase/epimerase family protein gives MNWSFQLYSARNFQPWEGVLATLGKLGYTQVEGFGGVYENPKAFRAELDKNGLSMPTGHFSIDALEKDFDGVRRTAEALGIKLLICPYLMAEDRPSDAAGWRGFGERLAKVGEVASKAGYGFAWHNHDFEFKALADGSVPQDHILSAAPAIGWEMDLAWVVRGGADPLPWIEKHGKRIVAVHVKDIARPGEGLDEDGWSDVGHGTIDWAGLIKLLRAKSAAKYFVMEQDNPNDIERFARRSLASVKAY, from the coding sequence ATGAACTGGTCATTCCAACTTTACAGCGCCCGCAACTTCCAGCCCTGGGAAGGCGTGCTCGCCACACTCGGCAAGCTCGGCTACACGCAAGTCGAAGGCTTCGGCGGTGTCTATGAAAATCCCAAAGCCTTCCGCGCCGAACTCGACAAGAACGGCCTTTCGATGCCGACCGGGCATTTCTCCATCGATGCGCTGGAGAAGGATTTCGACGGCGTGCGCAGGACAGCCGAAGCGCTCGGCATCAAGCTTTTGATCTGTCCCTATCTGATGGCCGAGGACAGGCCGTCCGATGCCGCCGGCTGGCGTGGGTTCGGTGAGCGTCTGGCCAAGGTCGGCGAGGTGGCCTCGAAGGCCGGCTACGGCTTTGCCTGGCACAACCACGATTTCGAGTTCAAGGCACTCGCCGACGGTTCGGTGCCGCAGGATCACATCCTGTCTGCCGCCCCCGCTATCGGCTGGGAGATGGACCTTGCCTGGGTGGTGCGTGGCGGCGCCGATCCGCTGCCCTGGATCGAAAAGCATGGCAAGCGCATCGTCGCCGTGCATGTGAAGGACATTGCCAGGCCGGGCGAAGGACTGGACGAGGATGGCTGGTCGGATGTCGGCCATGGCACGATCGACTGGGCGGGCCTGATCAAACTGTTGCGGGCCAAGAGCGCGGCAAAGTACTTTGTCATGGAACAGGACAACCCCAACGACATCGAGCGCTTCGCTCGCCGCTCGCTCGCATCCGTCAAGGCTTACTAG
- a CDS encoding ABC transporter ATP-binding protein yields the protein MDMAQNGTSVSIQDLSLNFGAVSVLKTLNLDVAEGEFVVLLGPSGCGKSTLLNCIAGLLDVSEGRIFIKGKNVTWEEPKDRGIGMVFQSYALYPQMTVEKNLSFGLRVAGLPKEEIAKRIARAAEILQIEPLLQRKPSALSGGQRQRVAIGRALVRDVDVFLFDEPLSNLDAKLRSELRVEIKLLHRKLQNTMIYVTHDQIEAMTLADRIAVMKGGVIQQLDAPQTIYNRPVNRFVAGFLGSPAMNFIDGRLEKDSGDWYFVVEDVRIPLATYAFEKEPVPGPAVFGMRPEHVAFNSGTGWPFTADANVEVVEPMGSDTLVWLKLGKQNFTVRVTSERTPSNADAVSIGFDPMRASLFDAETGNRL from the coding sequence ATGGATATGGCGCAAAACGGTACCAGCGTATCGATCCAGGACCTATCGCTGAATTTCGGCGCGGTGTCGGTGCTGAAGACGCTCAATCTCGATGTCGCCGAAGGCGAATTCGTCGTGCTTTTGGGCCCCTCCGGCTGCGGCAAGTCGACCTTGCTCAACTGCATTGCCGGCCTGCTCGACGTTTCCGAGGGCCGCATCTTCATCAAGGGCAAGAACGTCACCTGGGAAGAGCCCAAGGATCGCGGCATCGGCATGGTGTTCCAGTCCTATGCGCTCTATCCGCAAATGACGGTGGAGAAGAACCTGTCCTTCGGCCTGCGGGTCGCGGGCCTGCCCAAGGAAGAAATCGCCAAACGCATCGCGCGCGCCGCGGAGATCCTGCAAATCGAACCGCTGCTGCAACGCAAGCCCTCGGCGCTTTCCGGCGGCCAGCGCCAGCGTGTGGCGATCGGGCGGGCCCTGGTGCGCGATGTCGACGTCTTCCTGTTCGACGAACCGCTGTCCAACCTCGATGCCAAATTGCGCTCGGAGCTGCGCGTCGAGATCAAGCTGCTGCACCGCAAACTGCAGAACACCATGATCTATGTCACCCACGACCAGATCGAGGCGATGACGCTCGCCGACCGCATCGCGGTGATGAAGGGCGGTGTGATCCAGCAGCTCGACGCGCCGCAGACCATCTACAACCGCCCGGTCAACCGTTTCGTCGCCGGCTTCCTTGGTTCGCCGGCGATGAATTTCATCGACGGCAGGCTGGAGAAGGACAGTGGCGACTGGTATTTCGTCGTCGAGGATGTGCGCATTCCGCTTGCGACCTACGCCTTCGAGAAGGAACCGGTGCCGGGGCCGGCCGTATTCGGCATGCGGCCCGAGCATGTCGCCTTCAACAGCGGCACCGGCTGGCCGTTTACGGCTGACGCAAATGTCGAAGTCGTTGAACCGATGGGCTCCGACACTCTGGTCTGGCTGAAGCTCGGCAAACAGAACTTCACCGTCCGGGTGACATCGGAGCGCACGCCAAGCAATGCGGATGCGGTGAGCATCGGCTTCGACCCGATGCGGGCCTCGCTTTTCGATGCCGAAACCGGCAACCGCCTTTAA
- a CDS encoding carbohydrate ABC transporter permease, with protein sequence MTAGQITAIQPVQDAPDQAGVAPFGPKPRRVSPGRIGIYVFLVIAALFFLIPVYIMIVTSLKGMPEIRLGHLFSLPAEPTFQPWVDAWLHACTGRDCNGLSPGFYNSLKITVPSVIISIICASINGYALTFWPYKGANLLFGLLVFGAFVPYQVVIYPLIIGLSSVGLFATLPGIIIVHTIFGMPILTLLFRNFYAALPVELFKAARVDGAGFWRIFFSIMLPMSVPITVVAVILQVTGIWNDFLFGIVFAGRSNWPMTVQLNNIVNTTTGVREYNVNMAATILTAAVPLIIYFVSGRWFVRGIAAGAVKG encoded by the coding sequence ATGACCGCCGGCCAGATCACCGCAATTCAACCCGTCCAGGACGCGCCGGATCAGGCCGGCGTGGCGCCCTTCGGGCCGAAACCGCGGCGCGTATCGCCTGGCCGTATCGGGATCTACGTATTCCTGGTCATTGCCGCTCTCTTCTTCCTCATCCCGGTCTACATCATGATCGTCACGTCGCTGAAGGGGATGCCGGAGATCAGGCTGGGACATCTTTTCAGCCTTCCAGCCGAGCCGACCTTTCAGCCCTGGGTCGACGCCTGGCTCCATGCCTGCACCGGCCGCGACTGCAACGGCCTGAGCCCCGGCTTCTACAATTCGCTGAAGATCACCGTGCCGAGCGTGATCATCTCGATCATCTGCGCTTCGATCAACGGTTACGCGCTGACCTTCTGGCCATACAAGGGCGCCAATCTGCTCTTCGGCTTGCTCGTCTTCGGCGCCTTCGTGCCTTATCAGGTCGTCATCTATCCGCTGATCATCGGGCTGAGCTCGGTCGGGCTGTTTGCGACCCTTCCCGGCATCATCATCGTCCACACGATCTTCGGGATGCCCATCCTGACGCTGCTGTTCCGCAATTTCTACGCAGCCCTGCCGGTCGAGCTGTTCAAGGCGGCGCGGGTCGACGGTGCTGGGTTCTGGCGCATCTTCTTCTCCATCATGCTGCCAATGTCGGTGCCGATCACCGTCGTCGCCGTCATCCTGCAAGTCACCGGCATCTGGAACGACTTCCTGTTCGGCATCGTGTTCGCCGGCCGGTCCAACTGGCCGATGACGGTGCAGCTCAACAACATCGTCAACACCACGACCGGCGTGAGGGAATACAATGTCAACATGGCGGCCACCATTCTGACGGCGGCGGTACCTTTGATCATCTACTTCGTCTCCGGAAGATGGTTCGTGCGCGGCATCGCCGCCGGCGCGGTGAAAGGCTGA
- a CDS encoding carbohydrate ABC transporter permease encodes MQRSWRQRFHLPAVIGTIPMILVAVGVFVIGIGFSVLWSFTSSKLFPTYDFVGLAQYRRLWADSRWLVSVNNIWFFGLMSISCNMVFGYLLAVFMDQRIRQEDLFRSIFLYPFAMSLIVTGLVWQWVLDPNLGLQAAMRNLGWSSFSFAPLVDANTAIYALVVAGIWQGSGVTMAILLAGLRGVDEEIWKAARVDGIPTWRTHLSIVAPMMKGAFATAFVLQCVGVVRVYDLVIAMTGGGPGIATSMPAVYVIQLITVRQNVGQGMAAATMMLLPVLVVLGFSGLVLWRRNRRQEARV; translated from the coding sequence ATGCAGAGGAGTTGGAGGCAGAGATTTCACCTGCCCGCCGTCATCGGCACGATACCGATGATTCTCGTTGCCGTCGGCGTGTTCGTGATCGGTATCGGCTTCTCGGTGCTCTGGTCTTTCACCAGTTCGAAGCTCTTCCCAACCTACGATTTCGTCGGCCTGGCGCAGTACAGGCGCCTTTGGGCCGATAGTCGCTGGCTGGTCTCGGTCAACAACATCTGGTTCTTCGGCCTGATGTCCATCAGCTGCAACATGGTGTTCGGCTATCTGCTCGCCGTTTTCATGGACCAGCGTATCCGCCAGGAAGACCTGTTCCGCTCGATCTTCCTCTATCCCTTCGCCATGTCGCTGATCGTCACCGGCCTCGTGTGGCAATGGGTGCTCGACCCCAATCTCGGCCTGCAGGCGGCGATGCGCAATCTGGGCTGGTCGAGCTTCAGCTTCGCCCCCCTGGTTGATGCCAACACTGCGATCTACGCGCTGGTCGTGGCGGGCATCTGGCAGGGTTCGGGCGTGACGATGGCGATCCTGCTCGCCGGCTTGCGCGGCGTCGACGAGGAAATCTGGAAAGCGGCGAGGGTCGACGGCATCCCGACATGGCGCACGCATCTGTCGATCGTCGCGCCGATGATGAAGGGTGCCTTCGCCACCGCCTTCGTTCTGCAATGTGTCGGCGTGGTGCGCGTCTATGATCTGGTCATTGCCATGACCGGCGGCGGCCCCGGCATCGCCACATCGATGCCGGCGGTCTACGTCATCCAGCTCATCACCGTCCGTCAGAATGTCGGCCAGGGCATGGCCGCGGCAACGATGATGCTGCTGCCGGTGCTGGTCGTGCTGGGTTTCAGCGGACTTGTCCTGTGGCGGCGAAATCGCCGGCAGGAGGCGCGCGTATGA
- a CDS encoding ABC transporter substrate-binding protein gives MRYRILTAALAASAALQFAGPARAADLEVIHWWTSKGESAAVSQFAKAFDNDGHGDKWVDSAIALGETARSTVMQRVLGGDPPGAAQFNPGRQYEELISGGKLLDLTDVATAGKWGDVIRPKAIGSACLVDGHWWCVPVNIHSNYWAWYSKPVFEKAGVPEPKSLADFIAAAPKIKEAGLIPFAIGGDGNGWQIQLLFQDMVTEALGVAKRDEMYTKKSAEIAGGPEMKGVFTQLRALKQYTDNGYANRNWNDTTNLVITGKAGLQVMGDWARGEFAAAGMTGVKDFGCMIGLNEAKPVVSTDGDIIVFFKQNNPDVEAAQKRLAALLISPEVQVAFNNAKGSMPVRGDVDMSTADPCMQKSLKAVEDPANIVTATNRFITENTNQQLNELVAQFFADDSMTADDATAKFSTIIGNSD, from the coding sequence ATGCGATACAGGATTTTGACCGCTGCGCTGGCAGCATCGGCCGCGCTGCAGTTTGCCGGTCCGGCCAGGGCCGCGGACCTGGAAGTCATCCACTGGTGGACGTCGAAAGGCGAGTCGGCTGCGGTCTCGCAGTTCGCAAAGGCCTTCGACAATGACGGCCATGGCGACAAGTGGGTGGACAGCGCGATTGCGCTCGGCGAAACCGCCCGCTCGACCGTCATGCAGCGCGTGCTTGGTGGCGATCCGCCCGGTGCGGCCCAGTTCAATCCCGGTCGGCAATACGAGGAACTGATTTCGGGCGGCAAGCTGCTCGACCTCACCGACGTCGCCACCGCCGGCAAGTGGGGCGATGTCATTCGCCCGAAGGCGATCGGCAGCGCCTGCCTGGTTGACGGCCACTGGTGGTGCGTTCCGGTCAACATTCACTCGAACTATTGGGCCTGGTACTCCAAGCCGGTGTTCGAGAAAGCCGGCGTGCCGGAGCCGAAGAGCCTGGCCGATTTCATCGCGGCCGCGCCGAAGATCAAGGAGGCAGGCCTCATTCCCTTTGCCATCGGTGGTGACGGAAATGGCTGGCAGATCCAGTTGCTCTTCCAGGACATGGTCACCGAGGCTCTCGGTGTCGCCAAGCGCGACGAGATGTATACCAAGAAAAGCGCCGAAATTGCCGGCGGCCCCGAGATGAAAGGCGTCTTCACGCAGTTGAGGGCGCTGAAGCAGTACACCGACAATGGCTACGCCAACCGCAACTGGAACGACACCACCAATCTGGTGATCACCGGCAAGGCCGGACTTCAGGTGATGGGCGACTGGGCGCGCGGCGAATTCGCGGCCGCCGGCATGACCGGCGTCAAGGATTTCGGCTGCATGATCGGCCTGAACGAGGCCAAGCCGGTGGTCAGCACCGACGGCGACATCATCGTCTTCTTCAAGCAGAACAATCCGGATGTCGAGGCGGCGCAGAAGCGTCTTGCCGCGCTGCTCATCAGCCCGGAGGTTCAGGTCGCCTTCAACAACGCCAAGGGGTCGATGCCGGTGCGTGGCGATGTCGATATGTCGACCGCCGATCCGTGCATGCAGAAGTCGCTGAAAGCGGTGGAAGACCCGGCCAATATCGTCACCGCGACGAACCGGTTCATCACCGAGAACACCAACCAGCAGCTCAATGAACTCGTCGCGCAATTCTTCGCCGACGACTCCATGACGGCTGACGACGCCACCGCGAAGTTCTCCACCATCATCGGCAATTCCGATTAG
- a CDS encoding LacI family transcriptional regulator, producing MDKRRTEKSDETSAKERPTLKTLAFMTGLGVTTVSRALKDAPEIGAETRRRVQLVAKQIGYRPNRAGVRLRTGRTNVISLVLNTEREIMSFVSDIIYGVSEVLADTPYHLIVTPYSRSQDPLDPIRYLVETGSADGVIISRTQPNDARARYMLEHGIPFATHGRTDMGLVHPYHDFDNHAFAVEAVRRLAGMGRRKLALLTPPVGLTYHGHTVNGFADALSEVGASEIPFSTVSIDHSIEQIRTRTAQLMRRDVRPDGFVSSAAAATLALVAGIEDAGLKLGRDVDIVSKQSSDLLHLFRPELLIVNENFRLAGSELARSVLGWIGGAAPGSLQSLSVPGEVLAYKRSTD from the coding sequence ATGGACAAACGGCGTACGGAAAAGAGCGACGAGACGTCGGCCAAGGAGCGGCCAACGCTGAAGACGCTTGCCTTCATGACCGGGCTTGGCGTGACCACCGTATCGCGCGCCCTGAAGGACGCCCCGGAGATCGGCGCCGAGACCAGGCGCCGCGTCCAGCTGGTCGCCAAGCAGATCGGCTATCGGCCGAACCGTGCCGGCGTGCGCCTGCGCACCGGCAGGACCAATGTCATCAGCCTTGTGCTCAACACCGAGCGCGAGATCATGAGCTTCGTCTCGGACATTATCTACGGCGTTTCGGAAGTGCTCGCCGATACGCCCTATCACCTGATCGTCACGCCCTATTCGCGTTCACAGGATCCGCTCGACCCCATACGCTATCTGGTCGAGACCGGTTCCGCCGATGGCGTCATCATTTCACGCACGCAGCCGAATGATGCCAGGGCCCGCTATATGCTGGAGCACGGCATTCCGTTTGCCACGCATGGCCGCACCGACATGGGGCTGGTTCATCCCTATCATGATTTCGACAATCATGCCTTCGCGGTCGAAGCCGTACGACGCCTTGCGGGCATGGGGCGCCGCAAGCTCGCTCTGCTGACGCCACCCGTCGGACTGACCTATCACGGCCATACGGTCAACGGCTTTGCCGATGCGCTGAGCGAGGTCGGCGCCAGCGAGATCCCGTTCAGCACCGTATCGATCGACCATTCGATCGAGCAGATCAGGACGAGGACCGCGCAGCTGATGCGTCGCGATGTCAGGCCGGACGGTTTTGTCAGCAGCGCCGCCGCCGCCACGCTCGCGCTCGTCGCCGGCATCGAGGATGCCGGCCTCAAGCTTGGCCGTGACGTCGATATCGTCTCCAAGCAATCATCGGACCTTTTGCATCTGTTCCGGCCCGAACTGCTGATCGTCAACGAGAACTTCCGGCTGGCGGGCTCGGAGCTTGCCCGCTCGGTTCTCGGCTGGATCGGCGGCGCCGCACCCGGCTCGCTGCAAAGTCTCAGCGTGCCAGGCGAAGTTCTGGCTTACAAGCGTTCCACGGACTAG
- the gndA gene encoding NADP-dependent phosphogluconate dehydrogenase, which translates to MEKAEIGLIGLGTMGSNLALNIAEHGHRIAVFNRTRARTDAFVENAGALKDMVVPCYSLEELAAAIRPPRPIIIMVLAGKPVDEQIEALRGVLSNNDIVIDAGNANFRDTMRRFSELSGSGLTFIGMGVSGGEEGARHGPSIMVGGTEDSWKRVEKVLTAISAKFKDEPCAAWLGTDGAGHFVKTIHNGIEYADMQMIAEIYGILRDGLGMGPKEIGTVFSNWNKGRLNSYLIEITAKVLAADDPKTGKPVVDIILDRAGQKGTGKWSVIEAQQLGIPATAIEAAVAARVLSSIKDERQAAEKAYGNIGVTKISGDKDALLHDLELALFAGKIAAYAQGFAVMSGASKEFNWNLPMPTIARIWRAGCIIRSQMLDTMAEAFSSGGASTNLLMAPAFISLMQEAHPSLRRIVAKASEAGAPVPALSSALAYFDSYRQGRGTSNLIQAQRDFFGAHGFERIGEQGAFHGPWGSGAAG; encoded by the coding sequence ATGGAAAAAGCCGAAATCGGCCTGATCGGCCTTGGCACGATGGGCTCCAACCTGGCGCTGAACATCGCCGAACACGGGCACCGCATCGCCGTCTTCAACCGCACAAGGGCACGCACCGACGCCTTTGTCGAGAATGCCGGCGCGCTGAAGGACATGGTTGTCCCTTGCTACAGCCTGGAAGAACTTGCCGCCGCGATCCGGCCGCCGCGCCCGATCATCATCATGGTGCTGGCCGGCAAGCCAGTCGACGAACAGATCGAAGCCTTGCGCGGCGTGCTGTCAAACAACGACATCGTCATCGATGCCGGTAACGCCAATTTCCGCGATACGATGCGGCGCTTCTCCGAACTGTCCGGCTCGGGCCTGACCTTCATCGGTATGGGCGTGTCCGGTGGTGAGGAGGGTGCGCGGCACGGTCCGTCGATCATGGTCGGCGGCACGGAGGATTCGTGGAAGCGGGTCGAAAAGGTGCTGACCGCCATCTCCGCTAAGTTCAAGGACGAGCCCTGTGCCGCCTGGCTCGGCACCGATGGCGCCGGGCATTTCGTCAAGACCATCCACAACGGCATCGAATATGCCGACATGCAGATGATCGCCGAGATTTACGGCATCCTGCGTGATGGTCTGGGCATGGGGCCGAAAGAGATCGGCACGGTGTTCTCCAACTGGAACAAGGGCCGGCTCAATTCCTACCTGATCGAGATCACCGCCAAGGTGCTGGCCGCCGACGATCCCAAGACCGGCAAGCCGGTGGTCGACATCATCCTCGACCGCGCCGGCCAGAAGGGTACCGGCAAATGGTCGGTCATCGAGGCGCAGCAGCTTGGCATTCCGGCGACCGCGATCGAGGCGGCGGTGGCGGCGCGCGTGCTGTCGTCGATCAAGGACGAGCGGCAGGCGGCAGAAAAGGCCTATGGCAACATCGGTGTGACGAAAATTTCCGGCGACAAGGACGCTCTGCTGCACGACCTCGAACTGGCGCTGTTCGCCGGCAAGATCGCCGCCTACGCGCAAGGCTTTGCGGTGATGAGCGGCGCCTCGAAGGAGTTCAACTGGAACCTGCCGATGCCGACCATCGCCAGGATCTGGCGCGCCGGCTGCATCATCCGCTCGCAGATGCTCGACACGATGGCCGAGGCGTTCAGCAGCGGCGGCGCTTCCACCAATCTTTTGATGGCGCCCGCTTTCATCTCATTGATGCAGGAGGCGCATCCGTCGCTGCGGCGTATCGTGGCCAAGGCTTCCGAAGCCGGTGCGCCGGTGCCGGCGCTGTCTTCGGCACTTGCCTATTTCGACAGCTATCGCCAGGGCCGCGGCACCTCGAACCTGATCCAGGCGCAGCGCGACTTTTTCGGTGCGCATGGCTTCGAACGCATCGGCGAGCAGGGCGCATTCCACGGCCCGTGGGGCAGCGGCGCTGCGGGCTAG